In Bernardetia litoralis DSM 6794, the genomic window AGATTTTGAAATTTTAAATTTGATTCCTTCTATTATTTTTTCGTCGTACTTGACAAGTGATTCTATTATTTTTGTAGTATTAAAGAAATCTAATACAATTCTACCTTCAAACTGAAGTGCCTTTGCCATTGCTGTAATAGCTTGCTGATTTTCTTCATCTGTTGAAAAATATCCAAAACTGGTAAAAAGATTCAAAATAAAATCAAAATAATCTGTTTTATAGACGTTTCGCATGTCGTGCTGAGTGAACTGCAAACGTTCATTTTCAAACTGTTTGGCATATTGAATACTTTCCTCTGACAAATCAATTCCTTCTACAAAAAGTCCTTTTTGATTTAGATAAATAGAATGTCTTCCTTTTCCACATGCCAAATCTAGGATTTTATCATGAGGCAAAAAATTGAGATATAAACTCAAATTATCTATAAATAAACGAGCTTCGGTGTCATCTCTATCTTTGTAGAGAATATGATAATAATGAGAATCAAACCATGTTGCAAACCATTCATGAGATTGGTTAGAAGCATCTGAACTGAGCTTTTGGTCTTTGTTTTTATCGTCTGAATTAGAATTTGACACGTCTGTATAAAGGGTAAAATAAAAGTGTAATAAATTTTATTATAATGAACAAAATTGAGATAAAATATGCAACAAAACTTAAATAGGTCTTGATTTATTTAATCTTATCTATAAATTTAGTTACAAATTAAGTATGAATTTTCTGTTTGTATTTGTTTTTATCTAAAAAACAGTTAGTTTAGATTATATTTTTCTAAGATTTTTTTAGCCTAGAAAAATTATAAAAATAAAATCCTGTTCTTTCATTCTGTAATGATTCTTTAAAGTCTTTGCAAGTTGTGCAAATTTATATGAAACAAACCTATTCACCAATAATTTTTTTGACTTCAGCTACCGAAACGTCTGCTTTTTTGGCTGCCGATGTAGCTCTTTCCACACCTCAACGCACAGGAACATGTGAACTTATAATGACTTCAGAAAATATTTTTTCAGAAGTATTTCAACGTTTGGATGAAAAAGAATTTAGTGAAAGGCTTTTTATTTTTCATTGGATAGGAGATTCGAATGATTCTACTTTTATTGAGCAGCTTATTCGTCGTCTTTCTACGATGCCAAATTTGGCTTGTTTTATTTTGGAGGATATTTTGATTCCACCTTCTGCCACTATTGCACATCTTTTGCCGATTACGATTGCTGTTTCCAAAAATCAAGATAAAGAAGACG contains:
- a CDS encoding class I SAM-dependent methyltransferase, with translation MSNSNSDDKNKDQKLSSDASNQSHEWFATWFDSHYYHILYKDRDDTEARLFIDNLSLYLNFLPHDKILDLACGKGRHSIYLNQKGLFVEGIDLSEESIQYAKQFENERLQFTQHDMRNVYKTDYFDFILNLFTSFGYFSTDEENQQAITAMAKALQFEGRIVLDFFNTTKIIESLVKYDEKIIEGIKFKISKSIENNFIIKDIYFEDKGQKFHFQERVKAIPTTDFLRYFRNAGLTVARIFGDYDLSEFEEEISDRMIFVVEK